Proteins encoded by one window of Phytohabitans houttuyneae:
- a CDS encoding ATP-binding cassette domain-containing protein, protein MRDLTRAGVFDRVSFEVRGGEIVALAGLVGAGRSEVVRAVFGVDGYDSGEVFVAGKRLAKGRPAAAMAAGVALVPEDRRQQGLVMELSIERNATLTRRWSLSRLGLLGPRTEREDAYKWTRRLQVKAGHLSDPVSTLSGGNQQKVVLAKWLSTDPKVLIVDEPTRGIDVGTKAEVHRLMSQLAVEGVAVLMVSSELPEVLGMADRVLVMHEGRLVEEITRDRADEESVMLAATGQHSGDAA, encoded by the coding sequence GTGCGTGACCTGACCCGGGCGGGTGTCTTCGACAGGGTGAGCTTCGAGGTGCGGGGCGGGGAGATCGTCGCCCTGGCCGGCCTTGTCGGCGCCGGCCGCAGCGAGGTCGTGCGGGCGGTTTTCGGCGTGGACGGCTACGACTCCGGCGAGGTCTTCGTCGCCGGCAAGCGCCTCGCGAAAGGCAGGCCGGCCGCGGCGATGGCCGCCGGGGTCGCCCTGGTGCCGGAGGACCGCCGCCAGCAGGGCCTGGTGATGGAGCTGTCGATCGAGCGGAACGCCACCCTGACCCGCCGGTGGTCGCTGTCCCGGCTCGGCCTGCTGGGCCCGCGCACCGAGCGGGAGGACGCGTACAAGTGGACCCGACGCCTCCAGGTCAAGGCGGGGCACCTGTCCGATCCAGTGTCCACATTGTCCGGTGGCAACCAGCAGAAGGTCGTGCTCGCGAAGTGGCTGTCCACCGATCCGAAGGTGTTGATCGTGGATGAGCCGACGCGGGGCATCGACGTGGGGACGAAGGCGGAGGTGCATCGGCTGATGTCCCAGCTCGCCGTCGAGGGTGTGGCGGTGTTGATGGTCTCCAGCGAGCTGCCCGAGGTCCTGGGCATGGCCGACCGCGTGCTGGTCATGCACGAGGGCCGCCTGGTCGAGGAGATCACCCGCGACCGCGCGGACGAGGAGTCGGTGATGCTCGCCGCCACCGGCCAGCACTCCGGTGATGCGGCGTGA
- the pgi gene encoding glucose-6-phosphate isomerase, producing the protein MPDTVRLNELPEWAALAKHRAELGGTHLRELFGSDPARADRLTVGVGDLYLDYSKHLVTDDTLALLRDLAAARGVAELRDAMFRGEKINVTERRAVLHTALRAPRDAVIEVDGENIVPAVHAVLDKMAAFADSVRSGAWIGATGKRIRTVVNIGIGGSDLGPAMAYEALRPYTARALDFRFVSNVDGADLHEATRDLDPAETLFIVASKTFTTIETITNATSARTWLVDGLGGDESAVAKHFVALSTNAKEVSAFGIDTQNMFEFWDWVGGRYSYDSAIGLSLMIAIGPEHFRAMLDGFHTVDEHFRTAPPESNAPLLLGLLGVWYGAFFDAQSHAVLPYSHYLSKFPAYLQQLDMESNGKYVDREGRPVAWQTGPVVWGTPGTNGQHAYYQLLHQGTKTIPADLIGFARPVAELPARLAAQHDLLMANLFAQGQALAFGKTADEVRAEGVPEEQVPHRTFLGNHPTTTILASELSPSVLGQLVALYEHKVFVQGAIWDIDSFDQWGVELGKVLAKRVEPALTEGASVPGLDPSTAELVAKYRELRGR; encoded by the coding sequence ATGCCTGACACAGTCCGCCTCAATGAGCTACCCGAGTGGGCCGCGCTGGCCAAGCACCGCGCGGAGCTGGGCGGGACGCACTTGCGGGAGCTGTTCGGGTCGGATCCGGCGCGCGCCGACCGGCTCACGGTGGGTGTCGGCGACCTCTACCTGGACTACTCCAAGCACCTGGTGACCGACGACACGCTGGCGCTGCTGCGCGACCTCGCGGCGGCACGGGGTGTGGCCGAGCTCCGGGACGCGATGTTCCGGGGCGAAAAGATCAACGTCACCGAGCGTCGCGCCGTCCTGCACACCGCGCTGCGGGCGCCGCGCGACGCGGTGATCGAAGTCGACGGTGAAAACATCGTGCCGGCCGTGCACGCCGTCCTGGACAAGATGGCCGCCTTCGCCGACTCCGTCCGCTCCGGCGCCTGGATCGGCGCGACCGGCAAGCGCATCCGCACGGTCGTCAACATCGGCATCGGCGGCTCGGACCTGGGGCCGGCGATGGCGTACGAGGCCCTGCGCCCGTACACGGCGCGGGCGCTCGACTTCCGCTTCGTGTCCAATGTAGACGGCGCCGACCTGCACGAGGCGACCCGCGACCTCGACCCGGCGGAGACGCTCTTCATCGTGGCGTCGAAGACGTTCACCACGATCGAGACCATCACCAACGCCACCTCCGCCCGCACCTGGCTGGTCGACGGCCTCGGCGGCGACGAGAGCGCGGTCGCCAAGCACTTCGTGGCGCTGTCGACAAACGCCAAGGAGGTGTCGGCGTTCGGGATCGACACGCAGAACATGTTCGAGTTCTGGGACTGGGTGGGCGGCCGCTACTCGTACGACTCGGCGATCGGCCTGTCCCTGATGATCGCGATCGGGCCCGAGCACTTCCGCGCGATGCTCGACGGCTTCCACACCGTCGACGAGCACTTCCGCACCGCGCCGCCGGAGTCGAACGCGCCGCTGCTGCTCGGCCTGCTCGGCGTCTGGTACGGGGCCTTCTTCGACGCGCAGTCGCACGCCGTGCTGCCGTACAGCCACTACCTCTCGAAGTTCCCGGCGTACCTGCAGCAGCTCGACATGGAGTCCAACGGCAAGTACGTCGACCGCGAGGGCCGGCCGGTCGCCTGGCAGACCGGCCCGGTGGTGTGGGGCACGCCGGGCACCAACGGCCAGCACGCCTACTACCAGCTGCTGCACCAGGGCACCAAGACGATCCCGGCCGACCTGATCGGCTTCGCCCGCCCGGTGGCCGAGCTGCCCGCGCGGCTGGCCGCACAGCACGACCTGCTGATGGCCAACCTCTTCGCGCAGGGCCAGGCGCTCGCGTTCGGCAAGACCGCCGACGAGGTGCGGGCCGAGGGGGTGCCGGAGGAGCAGGTGCCGCACCGCACGTTCCTGGGCAACCACCCGACCACGACGATCCTCGCTTCCGAGCTGTCCCCGTCGGTGCTCGGCCAGCTCGTCGCCCTGTACGAGCACAAGGTCTTCGTGCAAGGTGCGATCTGGGACATCGACTCGTTCGACCAGTGGGGCGTCGAGCTGGGCAAGGTGCTCGCCAAGCGGGTCGAGCCGGCCCTCACCGAGGGCGCTTCGGTGCCGGGCCTCGACCCGTCCACCGCCGAGCTCGTGGCGAAGTACCGCGAGCTGCGCGGCCGCTAG
- a CDS encoding ABC transporter permease, whose amino-acid sequence MSTATKAAPPPTRARGDVRGARRLFVVRELGIALALVLLIAVTTVYNPRFLNAQSRKDLMLGATILVVLAVGQAIVVITRNVDLSVGSVLGLSAFATGKLFLAMPDTPIVLALLAGIGLGVLCGVVNGALIAIARVPALVVTLGTLYVFRGIDYSWAAGQQINAADMPSGFKRMGTQTLLGVPVLALFAVAVLLIAGFYMRSYRSGRQLYAIGSDPAAARLSGIPVGWRVFTAMTVSGGLAGLAGVLYAARFGTLDAAAGNGIELQVVAAVVVGGVAIFGGSGSVYGAALGALLLSMIGSALPVLRIDPFWQQAVVGALILAAIGLDRALTARIAARLRGRRARGA is encoded by the coding sequence GTGAGCACGGCCACCAAGGCGGCGCCGCCGCCCACCCGCGCCCGGGGTGACGTGCGCGGCGCGCGACGCCTTTTCGTGGTCCGCGAGCTGGGCATCGCCCTCGCGCTTGTGCTGCTGATCGCGGTGACCACCGTCTACAACCCCCGCTTCCTGAACGCACAGTCCCGCAAAGACCTCATGCTCGGCGCCACGATCCTTGTCGTTCTGGCGGTGGGTCAGGCGATCGTGGTCATCACCCGCAACGTCGACCTGTCCGTCGGCTCGGTGCTCGGCCTGTCCGCCTTCGCCACCGGCAAACTCTTCCTGGCGATGCCGGACACCCCCATCGTCCTGGCGCTGCTGGCCGGCATCGGCCTCGGCGTGCTCTGCGGTGTCGTCAACGGTGCCCTGATCGCGATAGCCCGCGTCCCCGCCCTGGTCGTCACGCTCGGCACCCTGTACGTCTTCCGCGGTATCGACTACTCCTGGGCGGCGGGACAGCAGATCAACGCCGCCGACATGCCCAGTGGCTTCAAGCGGATGGGCACTCAGACGCTGCTCGGCGTGCCGGTCCTGGCGCTGTTCGCGGTCGCGGTGCTGCTGATCGCCGGGTTCTACATGCGCTCGTACCGTTCCGGCCGGCAGCTGTACGCGATCGGCTCGGATCCGGCCGCGGCCCGCCTGTCGGGGATCCCGGTCGGGTGGCGGGTGTTCACCGCGATGACCGTCTCCGGCGGCCTGGCCGGCCTGGCCGGCGTGCTCTACGCCGCCCGCTTCGGCACGCTGGACGCCGCCGCCGGCAACGGCATCGAGTTGCAGGTCGTGGCCGCGGTGGTGGTGGGCGGAGTGGCGATCTTCGGCGGGTCCGGTTCGGTGTACGGGGCGGCGCTGGGCGCACTGCTGCTGTCCATGATCGGTTCGGCGCTGCCGGTGCTGCGGATCGACCCCTTCTGGCAGCAGGCCGTCGTCGGCGCCCTGATCCTCGCCGCGATCGGACTTGACCGGGCGTTGACCGCACGGATCGCCGCCAGGTTGCGGGGCAGGAGGGCGCGTGGTGCGTAA
- a CDS encoding cytochrome P450, with protein MELRPFSGTYLTDPAAIWRDLLDGPERVHYADDLGLWLITKHADVRNALGDSEAFSNALTLLPIYEMCPEALAIVMEIDAPPTTAAADAPTHTRTRRALRATFPNTSARVNEQYGAIVRRRVDELVSRLVARRGTVVDLVSEFAAELPLLVIVDLLGVPPEDVPAIKSWSDGQIALIWGQPEPEEQVRLARGLLDFWRYCQKMVTLRAQEGGGGEDFISKALRYRAGDDEILTENEVASFAFNLLVAGHETTSGLIAHGLDNALSVPTRWERLVENPAGVPAFVEETLRFGPAIDGWLRLTTRDVTFGETTIPAGSRCLLLLGAANRDAATFSHPDVFDPNRADVRDHLAFGYGPHFCIGAALARLEAQVALTELTAAVPGLRLAPEHITSFKPNVGFRAHNALPVFVETFAQIDDRTPRAA; from the coding sequence ATGGAGCTCAGGCCGTTCTCTGGCACGTATCTCACCGACCCGGCAGCTATTTGGCGGGATCTGCTCGACGGCCCCGAGCGGGTGCATTACGCCGACGATCTCGGACTGTGGTTGATCACAAAACACGCAGATGTACGCAACGCGTTGGGCGACAGTGAAGCATTCAGCAACGCGTTGACCCTATTGCCCATTTATGAGATGTGCCCGGAGGCGCTGGCGATCGTCATGGAGATCGACGCCCCTCCGACCACCGCGGCGGCCGACGCGCCGACGCATACGCGCACTCGCCGCGCGCTGCGGGCGACGTTCCCGAACACGTCCGCGCGCGTCAATGAGCAGTACGGCGCGATCGTGCGCCGGCGCGTCGACGAGCTGGTGTCCCGCCTTGTCGCCCGGCGGGGCACCGTCGTCGACCTCGTGTCCGAGTTCGCGGCCGAGCTGCCTCTGCTGGTCATCGTCGACCTCCTCGGGGTGCCGCCCGAGGACGTACCGGCGATCAAGAGCTGGTCCGACGGACAGATCGCGCTGATCTGGGGCCAGCCCGAGCCGGAGGAGCAGGTGCGGCTGGCGCGCGGGCTGCTCGACTTCTGGCGGTACTGCCAGAAGATGGTCACCCTCCGTGCCCAGGAGGGCGGCGGCGGCGAAGACTTCATCAGCAAGGCGCTGCGCTACCGGGCCGGCGACGACGAGATCCTGACCGAAAACGAGGTCGCGAGCTTCGCGTTCAACCTGCTGGTGGCGGGGCACGAGACGACCTCCGGCCTGATCGCGCACGGCCTCGACAACGCGCTGTCGGTGCCCACCCGGTGGGAGCGGCTGGTGGAAAACCCGGCCGGAGTGCCCGCGTTCGTGGAGGAGACCCTGCGCTTCGGACCGGCGATCGACGGCTGGCTGCGGCTCACCACGCGGGACGTCACGTTCGGCGAGACCACGATCCCCGCCGGCTCCCGTTGCCTGCTGCTGCTCGGCGCGGCCAACCGGGACGCGGCGACGTTCTCCCACCCGGACGTCTTCGACCCCAACCGCGCGGACGTCCGTGACCACCTGGCGTTCGGTTACGGACCGCATTTCTGCATCGGTGCGGCCCTGGCCCGGCTGGAGGCGCAGGTGGCGCTCACGGAGCTGACCGCGGCCGTTCCCGGCCTGCGGCTCGCCCCCGAGCACATCACTTCGTTCAAGCCGAATGTGGGTTTCCGGGCGCACAACGCATTGCCGGTCTTCGTTGAGACCTTCGCCCAGATAGACGATCGGACTCCGCGCGCGGCCTGA
- a CDS encoding ABC transporter permease yields the protein MRKRLGSWDVLVIVVLAIVVVVSSVAVEGFATSRFWGFLLLDVIPIALIALPMTLVVITGEIDLSVASVLGLSSAVMGQLWMSGVPLPLILPIILLLGMVLGAVNGLFVTGFGLPSLAVTIGTLALYRGLAYVVLGDKAVADFPFSWTGNMIEALPGTTVPWVALVVAVLAVIFGIVLHATPIGRALFAMGNNDQAATFSGISVAKTKFWLFVLTATIASLAGFFWTMRYASARADNGAGLELSVVAAVLLGGVSIFGGRGTLVGVMAGVLLLITLRNALQLADVPADTLTIVTGTLLIISVVGPNAAAMLRARLRRRRPAVSPAAGG from the coding sequence GTGCGTAAACGGTTGGGCTCCTGGGACGTGCTTGTCATCGTCGTCCTGGCCATCGTGGTGGTCGTGTCGTCGGTGGCGGTGGAAGGCTTCGCGACCTCCCGCTTCTGGGGCTTCCTGCTGCTGGACGTCATCCCGATCGCGTTGATCGCGCTGCCGATGACGCTTGTCGTCATCACCGGCGAGATCGACCTGTCTGTGGCCAGCGTGTTGGGCCTGTCCAGCGCGGTCATGGGCCAGCTGTGGATGTCCGGCGTCCCGCTGCCACTGATCCTGCCGATCATCCTGCTGCTCGGGATGGTGCTCGGCGCGGTCAACGGGCTGTTCGTCACCGGGTTCGGGCTGCCGTCCCTGGCGGTCACGATCGGCACCCTCGCCCTCTACCGCGGCCTGGCCTACGTGGTGCTCGGCGACAAGGCGGTCGCCGACTTCCCGTTCAGCTGGACCGGCAACATGATCGAAGCCCTGCCCGGCACCACAGTGCCCTGGGTCGCGCTGGTCGTGGCCGTCCTCGCGGTGATTTTCGGGATCGTGCTGCACGCGACGCCGATCGGGCGGGCGCTGTTCGCGATGGGTAACAACGACCAGGCCGCCACCTTCTCCGGCATCTCCGTCGCGAAGACGAAGTTCTGGCTGTTCGTCCTCACCGCGACCATCGCGTCCCTCGCCGGCTTCTTCTGGACCATGCGCTACGCCTCCGCCCGCGCGGACAACGGCGCCGGCCTCGAACTCTCCGTCGTCGCCGCCGTCCTGCTCGGCGGGGTCTCCATCTTCGGCGGCCGCGGCACGCTCGTCGGCGTCATGGCCGGCGTGCTGCTCCTGATCACTCTGCGCAACGCCCTCCAACTCGCCGACGTGCCGGCCGACACGCTCACCATCGTCACCGGCACCCTCCTGATCATCTCCGTCGTCGGCCCGAACGCGGCGGCCATGCTCCGCGCCCGGCTACGCCGGCGACGACCCGCTGTTTCGCCCGCCGCTGGCGGCTAG
- a CDS encoding TIGR03885 family FMN-dependent LLM class oxidoreductase, protein MTLYGFHASHEQIDPGGLLAAAVRAERAGFDAAMCSDHFSPWSERQGESGFAWSWLGAALQATRLPFGVVTAPGQRYHPAITAQAIGTLASMYPGRFWAALGTGEYSNEHITGEAWPRKDVRNARLRECVDVIRALLAGAEVTHDGLVTVDRAKLWTRPAEMPALVGAAVSVETARWCAEWADGLITVGAPHDHLRQMIDAYREAGGRGPLRLQVHVSYAADEDEALRIAHDQWRTNVFAPPVCWDLEMVEHFEEAAKHVPPEAMHDVVRISADPARHAAWLQEYADLGFDAIMVHHVGQEQDEFLDVFGAKVLPQLRGGAS, encoded by the coding sequence ATGACCCTCTACGGCTTCCACGCCTCGCACGAGCAGATCGACCCGGGTGGCCTGCTCGCCGCGGCCGTCCGGGCCGAGCGGGCCGGCTTCGACGCGGCGATGTGCTCCGACCACTTCTCGCCGTGGAGCGAGCGCCAAGGTGAGTCCGGCTTCGCCTGGTCGTGGCTGGGCGCCGCGCTCCAGGCCACACGGCTTCCCTTCGGCGTCGTGACCGCGCCCGGCCAGCGCTACCACCCGGCGATCACCGCGCAGGCCATCGGCACGCTCGCCAGCATGTACCCGGGGCGCTTCTGGGCCGCCCTGGGCACCGGCGAGTACAGCAACGAGCACATCACCGGCGAGGCGTGGCCGCGCAAGGATGTGCGCAACGCCCGGCTGCGCGAGTGCGTCGACGTGATCCGGGCGCTGCTGGCCGGCGCCGAGGTGACCCACGACGGCCTGGTCACGGTCGATCGCGCGAAGCTGTGGACCCGGCCCGCCGAGATGCCGGCCCTGGTCGGGGCGGCGGTGAGCGTGGAGACCGCGCGGTGGTGCGCGGAGTGGGCCGACGGGCTGATCACCGTCGGCGCGCCGCACGATCACCTCCGGCAGATGATCGACGCCTACCGCGAGGCGGGTGGCCGGGGGCCGCTGCGCTTGCAGGTGCACGTCAGCTACGCGGCCGACGAGGACGAGGCGCTGCGGATCGCGCACGACCAGTGGCGTACCAACGTCTTCGCCCCACCGGTCTGCTGGGACCTGGAGATGGTCGAGCATTTCGAGGAGGCGGCCAAGCACGTGCCGCCGGAGGCGATGCACGACGTCGTGCGGATCTCCGCGGACCCGGCTCGCCACGCGGCCTGGCTCCAGGAGTACGCGGACCTCGGCTTCGACGCCATCATGGTGCACCACGTGGGTCAGGAGCAGGACGAGTTTCTGGACGTCTTCGGCGCCAAGGTGCTGCCGCAACTGCGTGGAGGCGCATCATGA
- a CDS encoding MFS transporter produces MSRFVPPSGPPRVLALAQLANSLGDGAFYACSALFFTRVVGLSATQVGLALTLAWATGMLAGVPLGYIADRFGPRRAAIVLAVATAGTLTCFLVVRSFPLFLLVACLYACCQGGLTSARGALLAGLVDPAERTRVRAHLQATLNAGLAVGAGLGGLALTFDTAGAYLAVFAMDAASFLAAALVLRRLPEVPPAPPAPDAGPRLAVLRDRPYALITLLNAIMYLNMPLLSLGLPLWIVERTDAPKAMAAGLLIVNMLSVVLFQVRVAQRVTSLRAAARITGRAGWVLLAACGVYALSAGRVGAVATVAILLTAAAVQVLGEMMQGAAAWELGFGLAPAGRQGQYQGFFGMGPQIARMLGPVVMTTLLIGWGTPGWLVLGALFLAAGLGMAPALRWAERSRAGAAASRPRTPALVTV; encoded by the coding sequence ATGTCACGGTTCGTCCCGCCCTCCGGCCCGCCCCGCGTCCTGGCCCTCGCCCAGCTCGCCAACTCCCTCGGCGACGGCGCCTTCTACGCCTGCTCCGCGCTCTTCTTCACCCGCGTGGTCGGGCTCTCCGCGACACAGGTCGGCCTGGCGCTCACCCTCGCCTGGGCCACGGGCATGCTGGCCGGCGTACCCCTCGGATATATCGCCGACCGCTTCGGACCGCGCCGGGCCGCGATCGTGCTCGCCGTCGCCACCGCGGGCACGCTGACCTGCTTCCTGGTGGTCCGCTCGTTCCCGCTCTTCCTGCTCGTCGCCTGCCTCTACGCGTGCTGCCAGGGCGGCCTCACCTCGGCCCGCGGGGCACTCCTGGCCGGCCTCGTCGACCCCGCCGAGCGCACCCGCGTGCGGGCACACCTGCAGGCGACCCTCAACGCGGGCCTGGCCGTCGGCGCCGGGCTCGGCGGCCTCGCGCTGACCTTCGACACAGCCGGGGCGTACCTGGCGGTCTTCGCGATGGACGCGGCCAGCTTCCTCGCCGCCGCGCTCGTGCTGCGCCGCCTCCCCGAGGTGCCGCCCGCCCCGCCCGCGCCGGACGCCGGGCCGCGGCTGGCGGTGCTGCGCGACCGGCCGTACGCGCTGATCACGCTGCTGAACGCCATCATGTACCTGAACATGCCGCTGCTCAGCCTCGGCCTTCCACTGTGGATCGTCGAGCGCACCGACGCTCCCAAGGCGATGGCCGCCGGTCTCCTGATCGTCAACATGCTGAGCGTCGTGCTCTTCCAGGTGCGGGTCGCGCAGCGGGTGACCAGCCTGCGCGCCGCCGCCCGGATCACCGGCAGGGCCGGCTGGGTCCTGCTCGCGGCCTGCGGCGTCTACGCCCTCTCCGCCGGCCGCGTCGGTGCGGTGGCGACGGTCGCGATCCTGCTCACGGCCGCCGCGGTGCAGGTGCTCGGCGAGATGATGCAGGGCGCGGCCGCCTGGGAGCTGGGCTTCGGGCTCGCGCCGGCCGGCAGGCAGGGCCAGTACCAGGGATTCTTCGGGATGGGTCCGCAGATCGCCCGCATGCTCGGGCCGGTCGTGATGACCACGCTGCTGATCGGCTGGGGCACGCCGGGCTGGCTCGTGCTCGGCGCCCTGTTCCTCGCCGCCGGCCTCGGCATGGCGCCGGCGCTGCGGTGGGCCGAGCGCAGCCGCGCCGGAGCCGCCGCGAGCCGGCCACGGACCCCGGCGCTGGTCACCGTCTAG
- a CDS encoding alpha-amylase family protein: protein MRRSTTADLWWKNAVIYCLDVETFFDANGDGCGDFHGLAERVGHLDEMGVTCIWLMPFYPTPDRDDGYDITDFYGVDSRLGSSGEFVEFLRVARDRGIRVIADLVVNHTSNQHPWFQSARSSRESPHRDWYVWRDEPPTDGPEGVVFPDQEKSLWEYDEEAGQYYLHRFYKHQPDLNVANPAVRDEIARVLGYWLHLGLSGFRVDAVPFLLETEGALDAEELPDPHEYLRDLRALLSRHNGEAVLLGEVNLPYPDTMRFFGDEDGDELTMCFDFIGMQRLYLSLARKQAAPLAEALRERPAPPEDGHWATFVRNHDELTLDKLSKEERQEVFDAFGPDKSMQLYDRGLRRRLPSMLDGDLDRIRMVYSLLFSLPGTPVLFYGEEIGMSEELSVEGRNAVRTPMQWSDDDNGGFSKADPEKLVAPLVRGEFGPAEVNVVSQLRDPASLLSWMKLLIRRYRQSPELAWGRYEVLSVDADQVLAHRADQDGGTVVALHNFADEPVEVTLRLDGLEPGDKLVDLLADGSTPVADGEVKVGLDRYGCRWLRVVKPGEVFLP, encoded by the coding sequence ATGAGGCGTAGTACTACCGCCGACCTGTGGTGGAAGAACGCGGTCATCTACTGCCTCGACGTGGAGACCTTCTTCGACGCGAACGGAGACGGCTGCGGTGACTTCCACGGCCTCGCCGAGCGGGTCGGTCACCTCGACGAGATGGGCGTGACCTGCATCTGGCTGATGCCGTTCTACCCCACGCCGGACCGCGACGACGGGTACGACATCACCGACTTCTACGGTGTCGACAGCCGGCTGGGCAGCAGCGGCGAGTTCGTGGAGTTCCTGCGGGTCGCCCGCGACCGTGGCATCCGGGTGATCGCCGACCTGGTGGTCAACCACACCTCCAACCAGCACCCGTGGTTTCAGAGCGCCCGGTCCAGCCGCGAGTCGCCGCACCGCGACTGGTACGTCTGGCGCGACGAGCCGCCCACTGACGGGCCCGAAGGCGTCGTCTTCCCGGACCAGGAGAAGAGCCTCTGGGAGTACGACGAGGAGGCTGGGCAGTACTACCTGCACCGCTTCTACAAGCACCAGCCGGACCTCAACGTCGCCAACCCCGCCGTCCGCGACGAGATCGCCCGCGTGCTCGGCTACTGGCTCCACCTTGGACTGTCCGGCTTCCGGGTCGACGCGGTGCCGTTCCTGCTCGAGACCGAAGGCGCGCTGGACGCCGAGGAGCTGCCCGACCCGCACGAGTACCTGCGCGACCTGCGTGCCCTGCTGTCCCGCCACAACGGCGAGGCGGTGCTGCTGGGCGAGGTCAACCTGCCGTACCCGGACACGATGCGCTTCTTCGGTGACGAAGACGGCGACGAGCTCACGATGTGCTTCGACTTCATCGGCATGCAGCGGCTCTACCTTTCGCTCGCGCGCAAGCAGGCCGCTCCGCTCGCCGAGGCGCTGCGCGAGCGGCCGGCGCCGCCCGAGGACGGGCACTGGGCGACCTTTGTGCGCAACCACGACGAGCTGACGCTGGACAAGCTGAGCAAGGAGGAGCGGCAGGAGGTCTTCGACGCGTTCGGCCCGGACAAGAGCATGCAGCTGTACGACCGCGGCCTGCGCCGCCGCCTGCCCTCCATGTTGGACGGTGACCTCGACCGCATCCGCATGGTCTACAGCCTGCTCTTCTCGCTTCCCGGCACGCCGGTGCTCTTCTACGGCGAGGAGATCGGCATGAGCGAAGAGCTGAGCGTGGAAGGGCGTAACGCGGTCCGCACCCCGATGCAGTGGTCGGACGACGACAACGGCGGCTTCTCCAAAGCCGACCCGGAAAAGCTTGTCGCCCCGCTCGTGCGCGGCGAATTCGGGCCGGCCGAGGTGAACGTTGTCTCGCAGCTTCGCGACCCCGCCTCGCTGCTGTCCTGGATGAAACTGCTGATCCGCCGGTACCGGCAATCTCCCGAGCTTGCCTGGGGCCGGTACGAGGTGCTGTCCGTCGACGCCGATCAGGTGCTGGCACACCGCGCCGACCAGGACGGCGGAACGGTTGTCGCGCTGCACAACTTCGCCGACGAGCCGGTGGAGGTGACGCTGCGGCTGGACGGCCTGGAGCCCGGCGACAAGCTCGTCGACCTCCTCGCCGACGGCAGCACGCCGGTGGCGGACGGGGAGGTGAAGGTGGGCCTCGACCGCTACGGTTGTCGCTGGCTGCGGGTGGTCAAACCGGGCGAAGTGTTCCTCCCGTAG
- the rhaS gene encoding rhamnose ABC transporter substrate-binding protein, whose amino-acid sequence MRGMRTRRMRLGASVITLSALMLSAVACASDDEGGDPPAAGNSAGASGQIKEGLSVAFLPKQVNNPYFTVSDNGGKSAVEEFKGEYKEVGPSEASASSQVSYINTLTQQGSDVIVISANDPNAICGAVNQARQGGAKVVTFDSDTNKDCRDLFVNQVTAEGIAENQVKLISDQIGGAGKIAILSATANATNQNAWIELMKTELKKPEYSKIELVTVAYGDDKDEKSFQETQGLLSSYPDLKGIISPTTVGVAAAARYLSGSQYKGKVALTGLGTPNQMREFVKDGTVKNFALWSPADLGYLAAYAGAALASGMITGKEGEKFTAGKLGEYTIGTDGVVVLGPPTVFDASNIDQFNF is encoded by the coding sequence ATGAGAGGTATGCGGACCCGACGCATGCGCCTGGGGGCTTCCGTCATCACGCTGTCGGCGTTGATGCTGAGCGCGGTGGCGTGCGCCAGCGACGACGAGGGCGGAGACCCTCCTGCCGCCGGTAACAGCGCGGGCGCGTCGGGGCAGATAAAGGAGGGCCTGTCGGTCGCCTTCCTGCCCAAGCAGGTCAACAACCCGTACTTCACGGTCTCCGACAACGGTGGCAAGTCGGCGGTGGAGGAGTTCAAGGGCGAGTACAAGGAGGTCGGCCCGTCCGAAGCCTCCGCCTCCTCGCAGGTCTCCTACATCAACACCCTGACCCAGCAGGGCAGCGACGTCATCGTCATCTCCGCCAACGACCCGAACGCGATCTGCGGCGCCGTCAACCAGGCCCGGCAGGGCGGTGCGAAGGTCGTCACCTTCGACTCCGACACCAACAAGGACTGCCGCGACCTGTTCGTCAACCAGGTCACCGCCGAGGGGATCGCGGAAAACCAGGTCAAGCTCATCTCCGACCAGATCGGCGGCGCGGGAAAGATCGCGATCCTGTCCGCGACGGCGAACGCGACGAACCAGAACGCCTGGATCGAGCTGATGAAGACCGAGCTGAAGAAGCCGGAGTACTCCAAGATCGAGCTGGTCACGGTCGCGTACGGCGATGACAAGGACGAGAAGTCGTTCCAGGAGACCCAGGGTCTGCTGTCCTCGTACCCCGACCTGAAGGGCATCATCTCGCCCACGACCGTCGGTGTGGCCGCGGCGGCCCGGTACCTGTCCGGCTCGCAGTACAAGGGCAAGGTCGCGCTGACCGGCCTCGGCACGCCGAACCAGATGCGCGAGTTCGTCAAGGACGGCACGGTCAAGAACTTCGCCCTGTGGAGCCCGGCCGACCTCGGGTACTTGGCCGCCTACGCCGGCGCAGCGCTGGCTTCGGGCATGATCACGGGTAAGGAAGGGGAGAAGTTCACCGCCGGCAAGCTAGGGGAATACACGATCGGCACCGACGGTGTCGTCGTGCTCGGCCCGCCGACCGTGTTCGACGCCTCCAACATCGACCAGTTCAACTTCTGA